In Thiospirochaeta perfilievii, a single window of DNA contains:
- a CDS encoding glycoside hydrolase family 88/105 protein encodes MIDRYIDRLLLDSSPQRPLWNQEMIIGNKKPHWNYIDGCMMTAFLTLYEKSFDKKYLDFVDNFIDYFIEDNGSIKSFDIETYNLDNINEGRALYKLHDYTGKKKYRKAIENLYIQLQLQPRTKEGNFWHKGIYPNQIWLDGLYMAQPFYLEYEKRFNNKKNYIDILNQIKNVVKLMKNKETGLYYHAYDSSRDSSWSNEETGLSQNYWLRAEGWFLMALVDILEIVEDKKEELYSFVSKTLLDLIEALIKYQDISGMWFQVVDKIDEPRNYLETSGSSIISYAILKAVRLGIISKEFKPFGEKAFNGICNKYLFERDGEMNLGGICLVAGLGGKDNRDGSFDYYMSEPVVENEAKGIAPFLLAYLQE; translated from the coding sequence ATGATAGACCGTTATATAGATAGATTGTTATTAGATAGTTCTCCCCAAAGGCCTTTGTGGAATCAGGAGATGATTATAGGAAATAAAAAGCCACACTGGAACTATATAGATGGCTGTATGATGACTGCATTTTTAACCTTATATGAGAAGAGTTTTGATAAAAAATATCTAGATTTTGTAGATAATTTTATAGATTATTTTATAGAAGATAATGGTAGTATTAAAAGTTTTGATATCGAAACCTATAATTTAGATAATATAAATGAGGGGCGAGCACTCTATAAACTTCATGATTATACAGGTAAAAAAAAATATAGAAAAGCGATTGAAAACCTTTATATTCAGCTACAACTACAACCTAGAACAAAGGAGGGTAATTTTTGGCATAAAGGGATCTATCCTAATCAGATTTGGTTAGATGGTCTGTATATGGCTCAGCCTTTTTATCTTGAGTATGAAAAAAGATTTAACAATAAAAAGAACTATATAGATATTTTAAACCAGATAAAGAATGTTGTTAAGCTAATGAAGAATAAAGAGACAGGATTATACTATCACGCCTATGACTCTTCTAGGGATAGTTCCTGGAGTAATGAAGAGACAGGGCTATCACAGAACTATTGGTTAAGGGCTGAAGGTTGGTTTCTTATGGCTTTAGTTGACATTTTAGAAATAGTAGAAGATAAAAAAGAGGAGTTATACTCTTTTGTTTCCAAAACTCTATTAGATTTAATAGAAGCACTTATAAAATATCAAGATATAAGTGGTATGTGGTTTCAGGTTGTTGATAAAATAGATGAACCAAGGAACTATTTAGAAACAAGTGGTTCAAGTATAATATCATATGCTATATTAAAGGCTGTAAGATTAGGTATTATTTCCAAAGAGTTTAAACCCTTTGGTGAAAAGGCATTTAATGGTATCTGTAATAAGTATCTATTTGAAAGAGATGGAGAGATGAACTTAGGTGGAATATGCTTAGTTGCAGGTCTTGGAGGTAAGGATAATAGGGATGGTAGTTTTGACTACTATATGTCTGAACCTGTTGTTGAGAATGAAGCTAAGGGTATTGCACCATTTTTACTTGCCTATCTACAGGAGTAG
- a CDS encoding ABC transporter permease, which yields MGQSLANNKGNLLSKLNRFKMFYLLMLPGFLFLIVFRYVPMLGLRYAFYDFDLRGLGDFIGFSHFRDAFTSDNFIRAFKNTLILSSLNIVIQMTLIVSISLLLNEIKNQFFKKVVQTVIYLPHFLSWVVVGAVFNLLLSRQGGLVNEVVTTFGGEAKHFLGDQSLWRQTFLFILSWREIGWGTVIFLAALSGIDPQLYEAAKMDGANRWKQMVHITFPHLIPTIIIVLIMNLAKIFNLFESVFVLYNPLVYKVSDVIQTYTYRTGVTEFRFGYGTAVGLTRSVIAFVLVMGTNQIVKRLRGESVL from the coding sequence ATGGGGCAAAGTCTTGCTAATAATAAGGGGAATCTTTTAAGTAAACTTAATAGATTTAAAATGTTTTATCTATTAATGCTCCCTGGGTTTCTATTTTTAATTGTATTTAGATACGTGCCTATGTTAGGGCTTCGTTATGCTTTTTATGATTTCGATTTAAGAGGTTTAGGAGACTTTATTGGTTTTTCTCACTTTAGAGATGCATTTACAAGTGATAATTTTATTAGAGCTTTTAAAAATACACTAATCTTAAGTTCATTAAATATCGTTATACAGATGACTCTAATAGTCTCTATCTCTTTATTATTAAATGAGATAAAAAATCAGTTTTTTAAGAAAGTTGTTCAGACAGTAATATATCTACCCCACTTTTTATCATGGGTTGTAGTTGGTGCTGTTTTTAATCTTCTTTTATCACGTCAGGGTGGTTTGGTTAATGAGGTAGTTACAACGTTTGGAGGAGAAGCTAAGCACTTCTTAGGAGATCAATCCCTATGGAGACAGACTTTTCTGTTTATCTTGAGCTGGAGAGAGATAGGATGGGGTACTGTTATATTTTTAGCAGCACTTTCAGGTATTGACCCTCAACTATATGAAGCAGCGAAAATGGATGGTGCTAATCGATGGAAGCAGATGGTTCATATAACCTTCCCCCATCTTATACCTACTATAATTATTGTTCTTATAATGAATCTAGCAAAAATATTTAATCTTTTTGAATCAGTTTTTGTTCTCTATAACCCACTGGTATATAAGGTTTCAGATGTTATTCAGACCTATACATATAGGACAGGTGTAACAGAGTTTAGGTTTGGTTATGGTACCGCTGTAGGTCTAACAAGGTCTGTAATAGCATTTGTTCTTGTTATGGGTACAAACCAAATTGTAAAACGTCTACGTGGCGAATCGGTATTATAG
- a CDS encoding sugar phosphate isomerase/epimerase family protein translates to MLNIGVRAHDFGKLSVSDLSDRISKYGFNSIQLALKKAIDGIDDVNGILSPGMGNYIRDKFYKNGINISVLGCYINPVHPNMDIRKRHLDSFVEHIRFASSFGCSIVGTETGSTLPNCGFTQDIYKESTFIDFIESLKVLVEAGEKFGVTVAIEGVADKHTIFSHERMMRVLELIPSPNLGIIYDPVNFLPNDKLDKSDELMIEAFQLFSHKMVAIHAKDYVIKNGVKDGTIPSGKGRLNYELLFSLINKHKPYIHTLLENNGPDTIEDSFNFIKKLGVRL, encoded by the coding sequence ATGTTAAATATCGGTGTAAGAGCCCATGATTTTGGGAAATTAAGCGTTTCTGATCTTTCAGATAGAATATCAAAATATGGATTTAATAGCATACAATTAGCATTAAAAAAGGCAATTGATGGAATTGATGATGTTAATGGTATTTTAAGTCCAGGTATGGGAAACTATATAAGGGATAAATTTTATAAAAATGGTATAAATATTAGTGTGTTAGGTTGTTATATTAATCCTGTTCATCCAAATATGGACATACGTAAAAGACACCTTGATAGCTTTGTAGAGCATATTAGATTTGCTAGTAGTTTTGGTTGCTCAATAGTTGGGACAGAGACAGGATCAACTCTGCCAAATTGTGGTTTTACCCAGGATATATACAAGGAGTCTACTTTTATAGACTTTATAGAATCTTTAAAGGTATTAGTTGAAGCTGGTGAGAAATTTGGAGTAACTGTGGCAATAGAGGGTGTTGCAGATAAACATACTATATTTAGCCACGAGAGGATGATGCGGGTTTTAGAGCTGATACCATCTCCAAATTTAGGGATAATCTACGATCCTGTGAATTTTCTTCCTAATGATAAGTTGGATAAATCTGATGAATTAATGATAGAGGCTTTCCAACTTTTCTCCCATAAAATGGTCGCAATTCACGCAAAAGATTATGTTATTAAGAATGGGGTAAAAGATGGAACAATCCCTTCCGGCAAGGGCCGACTAAATTATGAACTACTGTTTTCTCTAATAAATAAACATAAACCTTATATTCATACTCTTTTAGAGAATAATGGGCCAGATACAATAGAAGATAGTTTCAACTTTATTAAGAAGTTAGGAGTTCGATTATGA
- a CDS encoding carbohydrate ABC transporter permease yields MLHRDSASYTTFKVLNTLFMCLIIVTVMIPLLKIIIDSFDGKASETVFRFFPESFTLDAYKVIISRPVIFRPLIISVVVTIIGSAVAMTITSLYAYGLSKKDLPGRKFFMGIALVTMVFRAGMIPLFLVVNQLGLLNTIFPIFLVHAMDAYYLILLKNFFEGIPSSIFDAAEIDGCTPFQTFVRVVLPLSKPGLAAIGLFYIVFFWNQFFDYILYIQTKPHLHNFQVFLRSLVIETDTQGFEGFSFATQSLKNAAITVSIIPVLILYPFVQKHFVKGINLGGVKG; encoded by the coding sequence GTGCTGCACAGAGATTCAGCATCTTACACTACGTTTAAAGTTTTAAATACACTATTTATGTGTCTTATAATTGTTACAGTTATGATTCCTCTTTTAAAAATCATAATTGACTCTTTTGATGGAAAGGCATCTGAAACAGTTTTTAGGTTTTTTCCAGAGAGTTTTACACTCGATGCATATAAGGTAATTATTAGCAGGCCTGTTATTTTTAGACCTCTAATTATAAGTGTTGTCGTAACAATTATTGGATCAGCTGTGGCTATGACAATTACATCGTTATACGCCTACGGGTTATCTAAAAAGGATCTTCCTGGTAGAAAGTTTTTTATGGGAATTGCGCTTGTTACAATGGTATTTAGAGCTGGTATGATTCCTCTCTTTTTAGTGGTAAATCAATTAGGTTTATTGAATACAATTTTTCCAATATTTTTAGTACATGCAATGGATGCTTACTATTTAATTCTACTTAAAAACTTTTTTGAGGGTATTCCCTCTTCAATCTTTGATGCGGCTGAGATTGATGGGTGTACTCCGTTTCAAACTTTTGTAAGGGTTGTTCTACCCCTATCGAAACCGGGTTTAGCAGCTATAGGTCTATTTTATATAGTATTCTTCTGGAATCAATTCTTTGACTATATTCTATATATTCAGACAAAGCCCCACTTACACAACTTTCAAGTATTTTTAAGAAGTCTTGTTATTGAAACAGATACTCAAGGTTTCGAAGGTTTCTCCTTTGCAACTCAATCACTTAAAAATGCAGCAATAACAGTTTCAATTATACCTGTACTTATCCTATATCCTTTTGTACAAAAACATTTTGTTAAAGGAATTAATCTAGGTGGAGTTAAGGGTTAA
- a CDS encoding SGNH/GDSL hydrolase family protein: protein MRGRSTLYIVGDSTLCSFEDKDYFIPRSGYGTKIHKYADSDNLEIVNLALSGRSSKSFINEENYITLLKNIKKGDYLLIDFSHNDEKPDITRYTDPTLPITHNGSFKNILDKYYINIALNSKAFPILVTPIVRRGELNSHISKGTSQFRGGDYPKAIRELGHMLNIPVIDMTKITKNLYDCLGDAETYNLHANKYNNPESIDNTHINSKGADVIAYLLCKSIKENYPPLGQYLLEKEVVDGLDREIF, encoded by the coding sequence ATGCGAGGCAGAAGCACTCTATATATTGTGGGAGACTCAACTCTTTGTAGTTTTGAGGATAAAGATTATTTTATTCCTAGATCGGGGTATGGAACAAAAATTCACAAATATGCTGATTCTGATAACTTAGAAATAGTTAATTTAGCTCTTTCTGGTAGGAGTAGCAAAAGTTTTATCAATGAAGAGAACTACATAACCCTATTAAAAAATATTAAAAAGGGAGACTACTTACTTATTGACTTCTCTCATAATGATGAAAAGCCAGATATTACAAGGTATACAGATCCGACCCTTCCAATTACCCATAATGGTAGTTTTAAAAATATTTTAGATAAGTATTATATAAATATAGCCTTAAATAGTAAGGCGTTCCCAATTCTAGTTACACCTATTGTTAGACGGGGGGAACTAAATAGTCATATATCAAAGGGAACAAGTCAATTCAGGGGAGGAGACTACCCAAAGGCAATTAGAGAACTTGGACATATGTTAAATATTCCTGTAATTGATATGACAAAAATTACCAAAAATCTATACGACTGTCTAGGAGATGCTGAAACATATAATCTACATGCAAATAAGTATAATAATCCAGAGAGTATAGATAATACACATATAAACAGTAAGGGTGCAGACGTAATTGCTTATCTTCTATGTAAATCGATAAAAGAGAACTATCCTCCCCTTGGTCAATATTTATTGGAGAAAGAGGTGGTTGATGGATTGGATAGGGAAATATTTTAA
- a CDS encoding alpha/beta hydrolase: protein MDWIGKYFKNKWDLNHNSGKKKPDISEILKLSRLTKVPHKAKLLSRLDMDDYIREDYYLDSEEFYKIPLTVLIPKRNIKKTPIISLHGHGGGGRLGVIGDRTDSDVAAAIDKYNYDYGLKLVKRGYTVFCPDSRGFGDSRSKEYSNAITSCSCRELSNLALSLGLSLTGMMVFDVITLIDYIKDYFLMDITELSCIGFSGGGALTLYSSIIDPRIKNIIISGYMYGFKESLLELHGNCSCNYIPNMWLYYDMKDLASLILAKNIFIESGDRDHLNGKSQIKNVLSQVENIKSPSNFVHKIYSGPHKFYGLDCFDWLSQLRH, encoded by the coding sequence ATGGATTGGATAGGGAAATATTTTAAAAATAAATGGGATTTAAACCACAATAGTGGTAAAAAAAAACCAGATATCTCAGAAATACTAAAATTATCTAGGCTAACTAAGGTGCCTCATAAAGCGAAACTTCTAAGTAGATTAGATATGGATGACTATATAAGAGAAGATTATTATTTGGATTCTGAAGAGTTTTATAAAATTCCATTAACAGTTTTAATACCTAAAAGAAATATAAAGAAAACTCCAATAATCTCTCTTCATGGTCATGGAGGTGGTGGTCGATTAGGAGTAATAGGAGATAGAACAGATAGTGATGTTGCAGCAGCTATAGATAAGTATAACTATGACTATGGCCTTAAACTAGTAAAAAGGGGATATACTGTATTCTGCCCAGACAGTAGGGGTTTTGGGGATAGTAGAAGTAAAGAATACTCTAATGCTATAACATCCTGTAGCTGTAGGGAGCTATCAAATTTAGCCTTATCCCTTGGTCTTTCCCTTACAGGTATGATGGTTTTTGACGTAATAACACTTATAGATTATATAAAAGATTACTTTTTAATGGATATAACAGAACTATCCTGTATTGGTTTTTCAGGTGGCGGAGCCTTGACCCTATACAGCTCTATTATAGACCCTCGAATCAAGAATATTATAATTAGTGGATATATGTACGGCTTTAAAGAGTCTCTTTTAGAGCTACATGGGAATTGTTCATGCAACTATATTCCAAATATGTGGCTATATTATGATATGAAAGATCTGGCCTCATTAATACTAGCAAAAAATATATTTATTGAAAGTGGTGACAGGGATCATCTAAATGGTAAGTCTCAAATAAAAAACGTATTAAGTCAGGTAGAAAATATTAAAAGCCCGTCAAACTTTGTACATAAAATATATTCAGGGCCCCATAAATTTTACGGTTTAGACTGTTTTGATTGGTTAAGCCAACTTAGACATTGA
- a CDS encoding alpha/beta hydrolase, with the protein MLNIEIDLWDGLDFNQISEERPKLTSYILNSNKKVPTVIICPGGGYQYRSKREGEPIAISFNNAGYNAFVLEYSVAPYTHPQPILDLARSLTIIRQNSETWNIDIDNIIVCGFSAGGHLAASIGVLWSSNLFIGVSGIDTKLIKPNKLILAYPVITSGEFSHRGSFKNLLGEFPKRDELELLSLENQVDHNTPETFIWHTLEDGAVPMENSLFFVHKLRSFNIPFEFHIYPYGGHGLSLAIPLTSDEECQINSHVSRWMDQCLSWLNQSKQSKP; encoded by the coding sequence TTGCTAAATATTGAAATTGATTTATGGGATGGTCTAGATTTTAACCAGATTTCTGAAGAAAGACCCAAATTAACTAGTTATATATTAAACTCTAATAAAAAAGTTCCTACGGTTATAATTTGCCCTGGTGGAGGTTACCAATATAGGTCAAAAAGAGAGGGGGAACCTATAGCTATAAGTTTTAATAATGCAGGGTATAATGCTTTTGTTCTTGAATACTCTGTTGCTCCATATACACACCCTCAGCCTATATTGGATTTAGCACGATCCCTAACTATAATCCGCCAAAATAGTGAAACTTGGAACATCGATATTGATAATATTATTGTTTGTGGATTTTCTGCTGGAGGACATTTGGCTGCTTCTATTGGTGTTTTATGGAGTAGTAACTTGTTTATAGGGGTATCTGGAATAGATACAAAGCTAATTAAACCTAATAAGCTTATCTTAGCTTATCCTGTAATTACATCTGGAGAGTTTTCCCATAGAGGGTCTTTTAAAAATTTATTAGGAGAATTTCCAAAAAGAGATGAATTAGAACTACTCTCCTTGGAAAATCAAGTAGATCATAACACTCCTGAAACATTTATTTGGCACACTTTAGAAGATGGGGCAGTTCCTATGGAAAACTCCCTCTTTTTTGTACATAAATTACGTAGTTTTAATATTCCTTTTGAGTTTCACATATATCCATACGGTGGTCATGGTCTCTCTTTAGCAATCCCGTTAACATCTGATGAAGAGTGCCAGATAAATTCCCACGTTTCTAGGTGGATGGATCAATGTCTAAGTTGGCTTAACCAATCAAAACAGTCTAAACCGTAA
- a CDS encoding extracellular solute-binding protein — MKSKMCVLVFAISLLPAGIFANGNGEANGTDSVTKISAVFDRCLTEENGLKEWGEKYSEISGLKLSITKPAHNQYSQILSTIFASGDYPDVLEIQTNDYLTFANSGHLVPLEDYIAESEQFKDVSKDLIEAYRLKDGHIYGVPSTNADGCVTYIRQDWLDNLGLDMPTNWDEYYKVLKAFTYDDPDGNGVKDTVGITLPFQTGYEFDYYNRMIMQDAYFGYDQKNGKWVDGFQQPEMIKALERFSLLYKEGILDNEFFTNKTSTARSKIFEGQAGVMEYWIGSWATRFDDSAKNINPKASVVSMPAIENAYYINRVVPAFSITSKAADPKMVFDKFMNLMIDKAEGQKLFIYGVEGLHYKTTANGIEMLAEPSNPDKLLTKAYCDPNLAPNGMEALIEVPELIRLSAKNHDSNARQLGLPQGGDVFLKRNSEILTLKQEIFAETIIGAYTPAEAIAIYKTKAKALGIDEIIAELNR; from the coding sequence ATGAAATCTAAAATGTGTGTTTTAGTATTTGCAATATCTCTGCTACCAGCAGGTATTTTTGCAAATGGAAATGGTGAAGCAAATGGAACAGATTCAGTAACAAAAATTTCTGCAGTATTTGACAGATGTTTAACTGAAGAGAACGGTTTAAAAGAGTGGGGTGAGAAGTATAGCGAAATTTCTGGATTGAAATTAAGTATAACAAAACCTGCTCATAACCAGTATTCTCAAATATTATCTACAATCTTTGCCTCTGGAGACTACCCTGATGTATTAGAGATACAGACAAATGACTACCTAACATTCGCAAATTCAGGTCATTTAGTTCCTCTTGAAGATTATATAGCTGAATCAGAGCAATTTAAGGATGTTTCTAAAGATTTAATAGAAGCTTATAGGTTAAAAGATGGACATATATACGGTGTACCTTCAACTAATGCTGATGGTTGTGTTACTTATATTAGACAGGATTGGTTAGATAATCTTGGTCTAGATATGCCAACAAATTGGGATGAGTATTATAAAGTTTTAAAAGCTTTTACCTATGACGACCCAGATGGTAATGGGGTTAAGGATACAGTTGGTATAACTCTACCATTCCAAACAGGATATGAGTTTGACTATTATAATCGTATGATTATGCAGGATGCATACTTTGGTTATGATCAGAAAAATGGTAAATGGGTTGATGGTTTCCAACAACCAGAGATGATTAAAGCATTAGAGAGATTTTCTTTATTATATAAAGAGGGAATTCTTGATAATGAGTTTTTCACAAATAAAACTTCTACTGCTAGATCAAAAATATTTGAAGGTCAAGCGGGTGTAATGGAGTATTGGATCGGTTCTTGGGCAACAAGATTTGATGATAGTGCTAAAAATATTAATCCTAAAGCAAGTGTTGTTTCTATGCCTGCTATCGAAAATGCATACTATATAAACAGAGTTGTTCCAGCGTTCTCTATAACTTCAAAAGCAGCAGATCCAAAAATGGTATTTGATAAGTTTATGAACTTAATGATTGATAAAGCTGAAGGTCAGAAACTGTTTATCTATGGGGTAGAGGGTTTACACTATAAAACAACAGCTAATGGAATAGAGATGTTAGCTGAACCTTCAAACCCTGATAAGTTATTAACTAAGGCGTATTGTGATCCTAACTTAGCACCTAATGGAATGGAAGCTTTAATTGAAGTTCCTGAGTTAATTAGACTTTCTGCTAAAAACCATGATTCAAATGCAAGACAATTAGGTTTACCCCAGGGTGGAGATGTATTCTTAAAACGAAATAGTGAAATCTTAACTTTAAAACAAGAGATCTTTGCTGAAACAATTATTGGAGCATATACACCAGCAGAGGCTATAGCTATTTACAAAACTAAGGCTAAAGCACTTGGAATTGACGAAATTATAGCAGAATTAAATAGATAA
- a CDS encoding glycoside hydrolase family 28 protein translates to MSSERVVIYPSTNREFDSKIQDVINSLSKKGGGEIVLNPGLYRSKPIELISNLKITFLQGVIIQFSDDFSHYNPQFTRWEGTECYALRSMLFAGDCENIILEGPGVLDGLGQKWWSSYQKLRSGIVSDSVKNVQEKLRLLNRNLKFGSGGGGIETNFLRPSLVQFKNCHNVKISGLTLKDSAFWNTHILYSKNIELENLFFINPPDAPNTDGLDIDSSCFVDVKGCNFNVGDDCLCLKSGMDEDGQRVGISCNNIYISNCSMNKGHGGIVFGSETAGGINNIKIKNCTMSGTDRGIRIKTRRGRGGDIKNININDLKMEGVISPIVVNMYYRCGATEDSIGLLSSLDTKTFDPISTPVIENIIIRNIEAHNIKSSAAFFYGIPESPIKNLNVENFIVTTDRNSKIMQPAMDFFDSQPEDYKIVMNNVENLYIKNIVIDGELC, encoded by the coding sequence ATGTCATCAGAGAGAGTTGTTATATACCCATCAACAAATCGAGAATTTGATAGTAAAATTCAGGATGTAATAAACTCCCTCTCAAAAAAAGGCGGAGGTGAGATTGTATTAAATCCTGGATTGTATAGGTCAAAACCAATTGAGCTTATATCTAATTTAAAAATAACATTTTTACAGGGGGTTATCATCCAGTTTAGTGATGATTTTTCCCATTATAATCCTCAATTTACAAGGTGGGAGGGTACAGAGTGTTACGCTTTGAGATCTATGTTATTTGCAGGTGATTGTGAGAATATTATACTTGAGGGACCTGGGGTTTTAGACGGTTTAGGCCAAAAATGGTGGAGTTCATACCAGAAACTAAGGTCTGGTATAGTCTCTGATTCAGTAAAAAATGTTCAAGAAAAGTTAAGGCTATTAAATAGAAATTTAAAGTTTGGATCAGGAGGTGGTGGCATAGAGACTAATTTTTTAAGGCCTTCTTTAGTTCAGTTTAAAAATTGTCATAATGTGAAAATATCTGGTTTAACACTAAAAGACTCAGCTTTTTGGAATACCCATATTTTATATAGTAAAAATATTGAATTAGAAAATCTATTTTTTATTAATCCCCCAGATGCACCAAATACAGATGGACTTGATATTGATTCTAGTTGCTTTGTAGATGTCAAAGGTTGTAACTTTAATGTTGGGGATGATTGCCTCTGTCTTAAATCAGGTATGGATGAGGATGGTCAGAGAGTTGGGATTAGTTGTAATAATATCTATATATCTAACTGTAGCATGAATAAAGGACATGGTGGAATTGTTTTTGGTTCTGAGACAGCAGGTGGAATAAACAATATAAAGATAAAAAACTGTACTATGTCTGGAACTGATAGAGGAATAAGAATAAAGACTCGTAGGGGGCGTGGGGGGGATATTAAAAATATAAATATAAATGACCTAAAAATGGAAGGAGTGATATCTCCTATTGTTGTTAATATGTATTACAGGTGTGGAGCTACAGAAGATAGTATTGGTCTATTAAGTTCTTTAGATACAAAAACCTTTGATCCTATTTCTACCCCTGTCATTGAGAATATAATAATTAGAAATATAGAAGCTCATAATATTAAGTCATCGGCTGCATTTTTTTATGGAATCCCAGAGAGTCCAATTAAAAACCTAAATGTAGAGAATTTTATTGTTACAACAGATAGGAATTCAAAGATAATGCAACCAGCAATGGACTTTTTTGATTCTCAACCAGAAGATTATAAAATTGTTATGAATAATGTAGAGAATCTTTATATAAAAAATATAGTTATAGATGGAGAGTTATGTTAA